AAATAAGCTAAGAGATCAATTTCAGGCTATTAATACAACACATCTTGTTATTATAGTAAAAGATATAGGTTTAATATAATTGGTTTAGCACCATTATAGCTTAAATATTAAGGATTTAGAAAAATTCCTACACTGGCTTTTAGGATAATCAAGGTAAATAATTTTTAGAATGAGGTTTGCCGTAATGTTTAGGCAAGTATTGACTTTAACTTTGGGGTATTATTAATCTTTAAATTAAAATCAATATGGCTAAAAAACCATTAGGTACAACAGCAAAGACAGGGGAAAAATGCCCTGAATCAGGAGTTTGGGAAGTAGTTGGTACCCCTTCAACAACAGCCCCCATAAGTGAAGGGGAAAAAATACCTCCATACAGAGATAAAGCAGTTACTTGGAAATTAATTCAATACGCTTAAAATCTTCAACAAATCTCCAAAGCCTTACGGTTTTCCGTAAGGCTTTACTATGTAATAGATTTAAGTTTGACGCAACAAAATACTGAAACTATGAAAGTAAAACTGATATCCTTTTTACTAATACTATTTATATTGAGTTCTTGCTGCTCAAAGTACTATATATGCGAAACTGATAGCGCAACACCACTCTATTTTAAAAAATCTATTAATAGCGAACAAATTACTATAATCCCAAAAGACAAAAAAGTTATTATCAGAGGTAAGTCTACCTCCAAATATCAAAAAATAAAGTACAACGACACTATTGGCTGGGCTTACATACCATTACTAAAAAATAAAAAAGAGTATGATTATTATGGAAGCTTTAAGGTACTAAAGAAAAAGTCTTTAAAACGACAAAGTTCAGGTAATAGAGTACACGTTAAGGGATATTATAGAAAAGATGGTACATACGTGCGTCCGCATACAAGAAGAAAACCTAAATAAACTTATTATGACAAGAAAAACAGTACCCGTTAAGCCTCATAAAAGGTCAACGCCTTCACCTGTACCCAGACCCAATCCAAATAAACCTAAACCAGGTCCTAAAACAGTACCTGTTAAACCTCATAGAAGGCAACCTCCAAAATAAAACTACATGGGATTACGATTTCAAAAAAGAATAAAACTTAGTAAAGGATTAGGTCTTAATATTAGCAAATCTGGAATATATCCAAGTTATAGAACAAAAAGAGGTACAATTAGCTCAAAAGGTTATTCTGTCAGGTCAGGTATTCCAAGTGTAACTTATAAAAAAACTTTTTCTAAGTCATCCAATAAGGGGTGTCTCGGAGTATTCCTATTTTTTTTAGTTATAAGTATATCATTATTAATACTAACCACCATACAATTATGATTTCTACTGAGTTAAAAAGTCATTTTCTAAGACTATATCAAATGGCATTTTCAGATGACAATTTTGATGTTTTAGAAATGCAGATGCTATACAGGTTTGCTGAGGAAAGAGGACTGACAAGAGAACAATTAAACGATATTTTATTAAATCCATCACACGATTCTTCAATACCAGAATCGTTAGAACAAAGAATAGAATATCTGTATGATTTGGCAGTAATGATTTGGGCAGATAAAAAAGTAACAGATGATGAATACATAACACTTAAAAAATACTGCAAGAAGTTTGAATTCCTTGACGAGAACATTACAGCCTTAGCAGATTATTTACTGGATTGTGCTAAAAAGGGTTTAAAAAAAGAAGATATAATCAATGAAATAAACCAATAATAAAATGGATTCAATTAAAAACTTATTTAAACTAAAGCATAGTTCCGAGCCTATTACTGAAGGAGATAACACTGAAAATGCTAGAGAGCAGGCAAGAATTACCTATTACCAAAGTGGGTATGGTGCTTCTATAAAAGCAAGTGGAGGAGCGGTTACATTTGGAGTTTGTTTAAGAAACCTTTATTTCGCTTTTGAAGACCTATGCAGGAAACAGGTAAATGAACAGGGAATGCTTAAGCAACCTTATAAAGAAGAGCAGGAAGAACAAAGAACTGAACTAAAAAAGCGAGAAACAGCTTTAGCAATATATGAAGAGCAGAAAGACGAAATCAACAATAATATTGAGGGGTTAAAATTTGAAATTGTTAATGTAAAACAAACTCCCGAAAAGTATGGTGTTGATATTAGTAAGCGACCCAAAGCACAATTTTACATAGGCTTGTTAATCCTTTTACCCATAACTATATACCTATTTGTATTTTACATATCCGCATCATACTCCGCATTTTTCAAGGATTTTGAAACGGATAGCTTAACCGCAGCAATTTTTGATGCAGATGCATTGGGCAAAGCAGCACGCGACGGATGGTTGGAAGTTATATTTGTGGGTACAATACCCTTTGTGTTTATGGGGATGGGCTATTTAATACATATGTTCCAAAAAACAAAAGGTAGCCGAAAGCTAAATTTTAAACTTTATATGATTGTAGCACTTACATTTGTTTTTGATGTAATACTTGCCTACATAATTGAAAACAAAATTCACAATTTTGATAGAGTTTTGGGAGACGAGTTTTCTATCATAATTGCAATAACCAGTGCAAATTTTTGGGGAATAATATTCGCAGGCTTTTTGGTTTATATTATATGGGGGGCAGTATTTGATTTTGTAATGAAAGAACATGAGAATATGGACAAAATAAAGGAATTCATTCGATATAAAAATGAAGAGCTGAGTAATGAATCTGTTAAGAAGAATAATATTATATCTAAAATAGAAAATGTAAAGCAGGAAATAGTATCTATTAATGGTAAAATATCTGAATTGCAATCTAAGATTGAGGGTTTTATTTTTCCTATTAAAGAATATTTACATTACCATTATCAATATAAAGAGGGTTGGTATCAAGCTATAAATGCTGAATTAGCGCTTCCCATCAAAGAAAAAAATGAATTGATGAGTAGGTGTGATGAAATATCTGAAAAACATCTTTCCCAGTTGAGTTTAAAAGAAGAAATGGATTACCAACACTTGGTTTACACTAAAAACTAAAATTATGAAATTTACACTATTTAAAATTTTTGTAATACTGATTATTTCTGTTTCACCTTCATGTAAAAGCAATGATGAAACTAATTACAATATACAAGAAACTACAGAAGAACAAGAAAAAGTTAAATCAGATGAGAAGTTAAATATAAGTTTTCTTTTAGACCTTTCTGATAGGATTGACCCTGAAAAGCACCCAAACGAATCTATGGAATATTATTTAAGGGATGTCGCTTACATTAAATCAGTAGCAAAAGCGTTCACTATTCATTTAAAGAGCAAAAAAGTCAAGAATATGAATGATAGAATGCAATTATATTTTGACCCTATACCGAAAAGCAAGAATATAAACAAACTATCTAATGATTTAAAATTTCATGTAAATCAGAAAAATGTAACGTTAAAATTATTGGATAAAATAGACACATTTTACTCTAAGAAACCTTTAGAAATTTATAAAGCTGCAATAAAAGATAATGATTATGTAGGCTCGGATACTTGGCGGTTTTTTAAAACTAACATTAAAGATTATTGTATTCGTGAAAACCATAGAAATATTTTAGTGATTTTAACGGATGGTTATATTTTTCATGAAAACTCAAAAATTACTCAGGGAAATAAGACTACTTTTTTAACCCCTAAATTAATTAAACATTTAAAATTGAATGATGAAAATTGGAGAACCAAAATTGAGAAGGAAAACTATGGTTTTATAACAGCAACTGATAGTTTAACAAACTTAGAAATACTTGTTCTTGGGATTAATCCAAATAATATAAACCCATATGAGGAAGACGTAATACGATATTACTGGGAAAACTGGTTTAAAAGCATGAAGGTCAAAAAATATAAAGTAGAAACTACAGCTCTACCATCAAATACGAATCAGGTCATAAAAGAATTTATTTTAAAAAATTGATATAGTTAGTTAAGTATTTCAATTTCTAATCAGCAAACTGAGACAAAGTATAAAATCTCAATCTTTGAATCCCAAAGGCTATTGTAAATTTTTCAATATATAAAATCGCGTTAGAATAAAATAAAGCATCTAGTTTTTATACTCACTCCATTCATTTTTCTTCTATTATTTTTTAGAGCATTTTACTATAAAATATTTACTTTATTCTTTTCAATGAGAATTAGCAGAATCGCTAATTCTATAAATTGTCTCTTCGGTTTATATTGATATAAATTATTCCCAAAAATAAATTTTCAAGTATATTTCTATATGGATTATACTTTTTGAAAAACATATCGTTTTTTTGCTTGATCTTTTAATGTGTATCCTTAAAGTAAGATTTGTTCTTTCAATGATATTGGTACAATATTGAAATCGTTTACGAATTGCTTTCGAAATCAAACCTGGATAGATATTCAATCTGTTAGTATAAATACTACTGGGATTTAATGATAATACGGTATTAACTAAAGGTTTGACATTTTCTTTTATCTTATTACTAATATGAAATACAATTACTTTTTTAGTGGTTCGTTCTATGGCATAGGTTATCTATATTACACGGGTTTTAATACCTATGAAACTTCACAGTTTATGAATTTCAAATTTATAGCCAAGTGTGATGAAACTTACAGGTTTTACTTTCGTACTTATTTTTAACATTCTTGAAAGTACGGTTGTTTTGGATATTTTCAGGATTCTTGAGATACTTCGTATACCGCAATCTTCTTCTAACAGTCTTTTTATTAATGCGTTTGTTCCTAGTCGATATGCTTTATACTGGTATGTACTTTGAAAACTTTTTTACAATTTTTACAGTAATATCGTTGTTTTCCACTGGGTTGTTTTCCATTTTTTACAGCTGAGATTTTACAGGATGTACATTTCATAGTTTTCTGTCAACTAATTTAAACCACGAAGATCGAAAAAATACATTTTAAAGCGCTTAATTCCATTTAAGATAAGAAAGATGCACAATTAAGTACACCTCTTTCAAATTCTATTTACTTTTTAGTTTACTGATTTTCAAAAAAATAAATAATATTTATTGACCATCAACTAATTTGACCTATTACCTAAAAATATAATTGATTTGGAAAAGCTTTTTTATGCGGCACAAAAGTATCTCAATTAATACTATTTGATAATTAACTAACGTTAACTGTATATTAATAATTGTATTTTAGTGAATAGACTTTTTCTACAAGTTGATATTAGTAACTATTTTTCACTATGTTTACGAAATTTTTAAAAATGAAGAATGGCAATGGATAAGCAGATAAAAAAACTACCTTCTTTCAATTTACAAGAAATGCTTATTGTACTGGCTATAATAGGCATACTATTATTAATTGCATTACCTAACCTAATGCCACTCATTACGAAAGCTAAAAGTGTAGAAGCACAAACACAGCTAAAAGCTATATATAATGCCGAAAAGCAATATTATTTCATGTACTCTAAATACAGTATGGAGTTTAGCGAGATAGATTTTGAAGCTCCTAAAACAGTGCAAGAAAACGGTACTGCCAATTATACTTATGAGATAATACAAGCTACCAATAGCGAGTTTAAAGCACGTGCTACCGCTGTTACAGACTTTAATGGTAACGGAATCTTTAATGTGTGGGAAATTGACCAAGACGGAAATCCAAAGCAGGTGGTTAATGATTGACGCTACGCTTAAAGTTTTCATTATCTTAATTTTTTTGATAATTTTTTATCAAGATGTAAAGGACAGACAGGTGTATTGGTTTTTATATCCTGTTTTAGGTATTATAGCTTTTACAATTAACACCATAAATACCAACTTAATCATAGCTAGTATAAATACTGCTATTAATACAATTATAGCATTAACTGTACTTATTGTTGCAAAAATATATTCAGACATTATTCTAAAAAAGAAGTTCCTAAATGCAGCAATTGGGATGGGGGATATTTTAATGTTTCTATTCTTATCTGCTACATTTGCAACGGTTAGCTATAGCATATTATTGGTTTTCTCACTCATATTTTCGTTACTAATGCATTTAATTTTAAAAAATAAATCCACTTTTAATACAGTTCCTTTAGCAGGTTATATGGCTTTATTTTTTGCAAGTGTATACGGAGCTTCTTTTTTCATTGTGCCTAAACTTCTATTCTCTTATTAAATCATGAGTCAAAATTTTACCATCCCTACAGAAGTGCAACAGCTTATAAATGCAGAGCAGGCATACCATTATCGTATTATACCAGTAAATAATACTAATGATGAATTGGTATTACTCACCGACAACACCAATTTTCTGCAATTAAAATCAGAGCTTTTAATACTACTTGGGTTAAATGTAACCCTAACCGAGGAAACTCCTGAAAACATAAACAAATACCTATCTACAAATTACCGAAAGTCATCATCAGATAGAGTATCCGAAATACATTATTCCAACGATTTTCTCGAAAAAATATTAGTAAGTGCTAAAGAAGTAGGCAGTAGCGATATTCATTTTGAACCTTATGAACTCAAAGCGCGTGTTCGTTTTAGGTTAGACGGTAAATTAAAAGAACAGTTTTTTATAGATAACGATGAATACCCAATTATTGTAAACAAAATAAAAATACGTGCGCAACTGGACATATCAGAAAAGCGATTACCACAAGACGGACGTATTACGGTTGCTACAGATTACGAAGATTTCGACATTCGTGTTTCGGTACTGCCCACATTACACGGAGAAAAAGTAGTATTAAGGATTTTGAGTAAAGACACAAGCCACATCGATTTGGCTTCTGTTGGTTTTACCGAAAGCGAACTTACAACCTACCTAGAAGGAATTAAAAAGCCAAATGGTATAGTACTTATATCAGGACCAACAGGTTCGGGAAAAACAACAACACTATATGCTACATTAAAAAAATTAAACCAGTCCAATACCAACATACTTACTGTAGAAGATCCTATTGAGTATACCCTTGAGGGTATTAACCAAGTACAGTTAAAAGAGAATATCGGGCTTGATTTTGCAGCGACCCTACGAACTTTTTTACGACAAGATCCTGATATAATTATGGTGGGTGAAATTAGAGATGTTGATACTGCTAACATGGCTATACGTGCAGCACTAACAGGTCACTTAGTGCTATCTACCATACACACTAATTCAGCATGGGCTACCATTTCCAGATTAATTGATATGGGAGTCCCACCCTTTCTTATTGCTAGTACATTAAATGTTAGTATTGCACAACGATTGGTTAGAAAACTTTGCAACCATTGCAAATTAGAGCAGCCTATACAAAATGCTATATTCCCATCGGGGTTTATTATTCCTACTACCCTTACCACGCATTATACCGCTATGGGTTGCGAACATTGCTACCAAACAGGATACCAAGGAAGAAAAGCAGTATATGAAATATTACCTATAGATAAAACGTTAATGGATTTAATTAAAACCAACACGTTAAGTATTGATGAGTATATAGATGAAAAGAATATTTATACTTTGAAAAAAAATGCTATTGACTTGGTAAAAAGCGGAGTTACATCAGTTGAAGAGGTTTTTGCCTTGTTGATGGAATAAAACGTTTAAATTTGCCAACTATTACCCAATATTGGAATATAAAGATATGATAAGGAAACTTTTATTTTGCTGTATGCTATTCACTTTTACCCTTATTTATGGGCAGGAAGATAATCGTATAGCACAAATTAGGAATAATATTGAAGTAATTGTGCCCGATACACCTGGGTTAGCAGAAAAAGTTAATATTAATATTAAACAAGCAGCACTATCCGATTTCCTGCTTGCTGTTTCTGAGGTTCATAAGGTAAATATTAGTGTAGACCCTGCACTTAAACAAATAAATATTGTAAATAATTTTACCGATGTAACAGTAGCCGACTTGCTAGTGTTTCTGTGTAAACAATATAAACTCAGTATTAATTTTACAGGGAATATATTGGCAATTAAACCTTATACAGAACCCACACCAATACCCGAAACAAAGGAAATTGATGTAAATTACGATTACGATAACGGCTTACTTTCATTAAACCTTAAGGATGACAAACTATACGATTCTTTCAAAAAAATAATGGATGAGAGTGGTAAAAACCTTGTTTTTACTCCTGGTATGGAAAACCAGTTACTTACAGTATATATAAAAAATATGCCTTTTGATGCCGCTTTAAACAAGTTAGCATACGCCAATAATTTGTATGTAACAAAATCCAGAGATAACTTTTATTTGTTTGATAAGTTGGATGGCCCAGCACCTAGTGGTAGTACAACAATAAGTGAAAGCCGACCACAAAGACAACGCAGATCGAACTTCTTTTTTAATGTATTAGATAAAGAAAGAAAACTATTAGAAGTAGATTTTGAGGATACAGCCATAGCCAGCATTGTTTACGATATTGGTACTGAACTAGAGATTGATTTTTTTGTAGCCAGCCCGTTGGAAAATGCAGGCAATGCAACAGTAAAGGCAAAAAATATAACTTTTGATGAGTTACTGATAAAAATATTCGAGTCGGGTTTACAAGCACAACCAACAGCGCAACAATCCCGTCAGCCAATTAATAATGGTAACTCTAATTTACAAGGAGTGGGTAACGAAGCATATACTTTTTTAAAGGAGGACGACATATATTATTTTGGTACAAAAACACAATTAACGGTGCGCAATGTAAAATCGGTATCACTAATGCACCGCTCTATAGAATTATTGGGCGACCCCGATACATCGCGAACTATAGGGAGAACATCACAATCTACATTTACGAGTTTCAATGGTTCTTTTAACAACAACCTTAGCAATACAGGACAAAACAACCAGAACCAAAGAAACAACGAAAACAGCAGAGACACAGAATCAATACTAACAATTATTCCTGATGAGGTTAAAGCAGACCTTGATATTAAAATAGATAAAGAGTTAAACAGCTTTATTGTTAATGGTCCTGCCGAAGCTATTAAGCGTTTTGAGTCGTTTATAAAATATATTGACAAGCCTGTACCCGTAATACTAATAGAGGTAATGATTTTAGAGGTAAACAGGAGTTCGCTTATAGAAACAGGTATTGATGCAGGTATTGGCGATAAGCCTGTAACCACCTCGGGTAGTGTTTTCCCGTCTGCTGATATAACACTCGGTGCACAAACAATAAACAAAATAATCAATCGTTTTGATGGTTTTGGTTCATTAAACGTAGGCAATGTAATCCCTAATTTTTATTTAAGCCTAAAAGCTTTAGAGGCCAATGGCAATATAAAAATACGCTCTACTCCTAGACTTTCTACGCTAAATGGGCACAGAGCACAACTATCTATTGGCGAAACAACGTACTATGTAGTAACCAATCAGAACTTTTACGGTTCACAAATACCGCAAACATCCGAGATACGAAATTACCAACCCATAGATGCTGAACTCTCAATATCCATAAAGCCATTGGTATCAGGAGACGGACAAATAACTTTAGATATACGCGTTATACAATCAAGTTTTAATAGCGAGCGTATTGAAGACGACGCGCCTCCAGGAATTAACTCAAGAGAGTTTACCTCTATAATACGTGTTAGGGACCAAGATTTAATTGTGTTGGGAGGACTTGACGAGAAAGTAAAAAACGATTCTGGCTCTGGAGTACCGCTTTTGTCAAGAATCCCTATTTTAAAATGGTTTTTTAGCTCACGAAAAAGAGAGGACTCTAACAAAAAGCTAACTGTACTTATAAAACCTACTGTTATTTATTAATGGCATCCTATCTGCAAAATATTCTCTTAGGAAATAACTATGTTGGTATCGAATGTTTTTCGGTAAACAACGAGGAGCAGTATGCTTTTTTACAAGTAAATCGTAAAAAAGGAAGTTTAGAGACAGCAGAAAAAGATATTTTTAAAAATACAGATGCGTTAGCAACAGTAAAAAGCAAGCTCCCTGCAGTACTTATAATTAACAATAGTTACGTATTGCAAAAAGAGGTAATGAGTACCGATAGTAATGATAAAAAATTAGTTCATAAAAGTTTTCCGAACATAAAATTGGACGATTTTTATTACGAAATATGGCGCAGAGAAACATCGTCTGTAATTGCAGTATGCCGTAGGAGTTATGTAGATGAGCAAATAAACATACTCGGTAAATACTTTAGGATAACGGGTATTAGTTTAGGAGTATGTTCGCTTAGTACCGTTTCAGGTTTTATCAATACACCCTCCATTATAACCAATACACACCAAGTAAATACATCCGAAACAGAAAATAGCTTACTACCACTAACGAGTACCGAAAACGTAGTTTACAATGTAAACGGTCTGGCAGTAGAAAGCAGTTGGATAGTATCTTTTGGAAGTGTTTTAGGAATTATACTAGGCAATAAAACATCGGGTAGTATAACCGATTTAAGGAATACCGTTAACGAAAGCTTTAAGCAAAAAGCCTTTTTCGAGAAAACACTCCAATACGGAATTGGACTTATATTGGGTTTACTGTTAATTAATTTTTTGCTTTTTAGTCATTACTTTAAAAAAGCAAATAATGCCGATGTAGTGCTTTCTGCCAATAAAGTTGAAATTGAAAAAATAAACCAGTTAAAAAAACGGATTAAAAATAAAGAGGATAAACTGCAAAGTTTTGCAGGCAATACAGCCTCAAGGAGTTCATTACTCATCAATAAAATTACATCTAGTTTACCCGCTTCAATATCGTTAAACGAATTTATTTATCACCCCATAGAGAGGCGCATAAAAGAAGGCAAAACAATACAGCCTCAAGACAGCATTATTACGGTTTCGGGTAGTCTATTAAGCAATCAGGAGTTTACCGATTGGGTATCGGATATTGAACGATTAAATGAAGTTAGTAATGTAACTATTACTGCTTTTGGTAAAGAGAATAAAAAAACAACATTCTCGGTAAGTATAGCAACAAAATGAAACTAAACAGAAATAATAAATTATTACTGTTAGGGTTGGTTGTTACCCTATACATTTGCTATGTTTTTGCATTTGCTAACACTATTAAATACTATAAAGCGTATAACGATAAAAACACCTTAGTACAAAGTGCTATAAACAACCCCAATATTGTAAAAAAACTTGTTATTAAAGAAAAACAACTCGATACCATTTTAAAACAGTATTCGATTATAGAAAAGGAGTCGTTCCAGAATGAATTACTGAAAAAGATAACAGTACTAAGCAACCGTAACGATTTAAAAATTACCGATTTTAAAGAACCACATAGTATTACAGAGAATGGGGTTAAAACATCCAGTTACATATTTACATTGCAAGGAAGTTATAATGGTATGCTTTTGTTAATAAATGCAATAGAAAACGATGTTACGCTGGGTGCTATAAAACACGTTGCATTCCAGAAAAAGAAAAATTATAAATACAATACCAATTATTTAACGGGACAAATAATTATGCAAAAAAATGAAACCGTTAAAGAGGGTACAGATTAAAATTTTAGCTCTTAAATGTTTATTTTTACAATAATGAAAAATAGTATAAAGTACACGTTCCTAATAGCATTAGTGCTCCTAACAAGCTGCCAAACCGCTAAAATCAACGATGTTAAATACAACGTGTCTTCGGCTACTACCGAGCTAGGGAGTATAGGTCGTGCAAAATCGCTATTTAAATTAGATAATGATTTTAGTACGCACTCTTTCCCTATACTTCAAAATAAAGTTAGGCTGAATGTACAAGTACACCCGTTTAACCAAAAGTTGTACAATGTGTACCAAGATAAGAATAAAGCAACACAGAAAAAGCAACAATTACAGTACATAGATAGTATTGCTACGAAACCCGAATTGGTAACCATTAGTATATTGGATGTAAAAGGTTATATTGGCGAAATTAATAGTAGCTACAATACTAATGTTGTAACCTATTTAAAAGATACTGAAGATAATGCTGTAGTTACAGGGCTTGTAGTTACATTACCCAAAGAGTTGATAGCAAACATAAAAATGGCCGATGCCTATTACCTTACCAACAACCAAGATAAAAAGTATGTTATTAGCTTATATAAATTAGGCAAAAAAACGAGCGAAATAGATATAACTACAGCTACTGTTTTAGGTTATACACTTGGTAAATTCTGTTGGGCAATTAACGATAGAAATAAGTGGTACATTGCCGATATTGTTAAAGATAACAAAGGCTGTGAAGGCAACACCAAAGCCAAGATAAAAAAAGAAGAACAAAAGCGTTTATTTAAAATGTAATGGTTATGAAGAAGATAGTGTTATACGTATTACCCCTACTCCTCATACTATCGTGCGAGGAAATTGTATTGGAAGACGATATATCTGATAAAACAGTAGTATTACTAGCCCCTGCAAATAACGCGCAGTTTTTTTCTACAGGAATTACATTTACTTGGGATGCTGTTGAGTATGTTGAAGAGTATCGGATACAAATTGCCCGACCAAACTTTAATAATCCACTACAAATAGTAACTGATGCTGTTATTAATACCACTTCATTTACTACTCAACTTGCAATTGGCGAGTACGAGTGGCGGGTACAAGGCGTTAATAGCAGTTACGAAACTCCGTTTACTACACGCTCGTTAACTGTAGTAAGCAATGAGGATTTTCAGAGTAATACGGTTGTATTAACATCACCAACCGATAATTTAATTACTAATACTACTACTCAAAATTTGGTATGGCAACCCATATTGGGTACTGTAAATTACGATGTGCAAATTTTTAACACCAGCAGTAATGCTTTAGTAGAGGAGCAAGAAGTAACAATAACCACGTTTAGTTATGCTTTTCCTGATGGAAATTACCAGTGGCGCGTTAGAGCTAGTAATGGCGACCAAAACACATTGTATTCATCAAGAAATTTACTAGTAGATACTACCGAACCTAACAAGCCTATACTCAACACACCCGCGTCATCAACGGAAATACCCGATAATGAAGATATAACATTTACTTGGACCAGAACTACTATTGAGGGTAGTATCGAAACAGATGTTATTTATATTTATAATAACAGCGGGTTAACAGGGTCGCCAATACATGAAAGTGAAGAAGAAAGCCCTTACGAGTATGATGCATCTGCATTAATAAGTGGCAATACCTATTATTGGTATGTTCAGTCGTTTGATGAAGCAGGTAACGAAGGGTTACAAAGTGATACTTACCAGTTTACGATTCAGTAATGAAAAAGAAAAAATCGATATACATACTCTTACCCGTAGTACTATTAATATGGGCTATGGTTATATATCAGTTTTTTTCGTTTTCAAGCCCCGACTTACCTAATACTGTAACCAGTACAAACTATGCTGTAAAACCCATAGCAGTACCTAAAAGAGATACGTTTACCATAGATGTGAACTACCGCGACCCATTTTTGGGTAAAATGTATTTGCCTAACAAAGCAAAAAAAAACACCAAAAAACCAAAACCAAAAGTTACAACTCCAATCATATTCCCTCGAATAGTATATAAAGGGATTGTGTCAGACAATAAAAACGAGGTAAAAGTATTCATGGTAATTATAAACGGACAAACGTTTTTAATGAAAGAAAATGATACCGAGCTTGACGTTACCCTGAAAACAGGTAACAGAGAGTACGTAGAGGTTATATACAAAAAGCAAAAAAATAAAATACCAATACAACAGTGATATTTAAATGGAGGCATAAGCTAACTTCAGGCGCTTTGCAGTTTACACTGTTTATAGCTGTTGTTATAGCATTATTACTAGCTGCTGCTGTTATTTTATTTTACACACACCGATTTTTCTTAGAA
The Flavobacterium litorale genome window above contains:
- a CDS encoding general secretion pathway protein; translated protein: MASYLQNILLGNNYVGIECFSVNNEEQYAFLQVNRKKGSLETAEKDIFKNTDALATVKSKLPAVLIINNSYVLQKEVMSTDSNDKKLVHKSFPNIKLDDFYYEIWRRETSSVIAVCRRSYVDEQINILGKYFRITGISLGVCSLSTVSGFINTPSIITNTHQVNTSETENSLLPLTSTENVVYNVNGLAVESSWIVSFGSVLGIILGNKTSGSITDLRNTVNESFKQKAFFEKTLQYGIGLILGLLLINFLLFSHYFKKANNADVVLSANKVEIEKINQLKKRIKNKEDKLQSFAGNTASRSSLLINKITSSLPASISLNEFIYHPIERRIKEGKTIQPQDSIITVSGSLLSNQEFTDWVSDIERLNEVSNVTITAFGKENKKTTFSVSIATK
- a CDS encoding general secretion pathway protein produces the protein MKLNRNNKLLLLGLVVTLYICYVFAFANTIKYYKAYNDKNTLVQSAINNPNIVKKLVIKEKQLDTILKQYSIIEKESFQNELLKKITVLSNRNDLKITDFKEPHSITENGVKTSSYIFTLQGSYNGMLLLINAIENDVTLGAIKHVAFQKKKNYKYNTNYLTGQIIMQKNETVKEGTD